The DNA segment TGTTGGAACTATGCCATGGAATACCAAAGAGGTCTTAAAATTGTATAATGaagtaaatacaaaatacaagCATGCCTTCTAGAGTTGCAAAATTATTTTAGCCATAGAATCTATCCCTACAAATAACAATCTGTACATAATGCATGTATCCTGTATCCCCAGTGCCTCTGTCATTAAGACGACCCAGCCTGAGGACAATTTGTCTGTCTCCACCTTCAGCATTTCTTCCCTGCCTTTGTGTGGGTTAGGATGTGAATCTTCTGGTTATTTGACTGAATAAAGCTCTTCTCGCAGCCATCAAAAGGACACACAAAGCGCTTCTCCCCGGTGTGGATGCGGATGTGGGTGCGCAAGTTGAAATCCAGGGAGAAGCGCTTCCCACAGCCTTCAAAGGTGCACTGATATGGCTTCTCTCCGGTGTGAACCAGAAAATGCCGCTTCAGTTTTGAGCTCTCAATGAAGGCTTTGCCACACTCTGCACACACGTGCCGCCGGGGACCGTGGACAAGCATGTGCTTCCTCAGGGCGGTTTTATCCCTCAGCTTCTTCGTGCACCCGGCTTGAGGACACGCCAGCATAGATAAGGCACTACAGTACACACCGCCCTTTGGCTTCTCTGCAGGACCGCCTGCAAGCTGCTTATGATCAACTTCCGAGGTTTTTCTGACAGCGAACTTTCCCGTTGCAGACTCAGGAAACCCGAGTACTGAGCTCGCTCCAACCGACTGTGGAGGCACCTCTTGCgtggcctctctcttctcttgctttgtcccCTTTGTCATGTACTCCAAAGAACACTGGAGAAGGGAACTGGCTTGCAGAACCTGGCGAGAAAGGCTTTGTTCCGCTTCCTCCAGGCTTTCGAaggatttaaaaaggaaatcctCTTCCAGAATGGGTTCAGAAAACTCACCTCGGATGATGCACTCTAGGTATCCGTCAGGGAAGTCATCCTCCTCAGTCTCCAGGCTAACCTCACTTTCATCGTGGAAGGTGTATGTTACGTGGGGAGCTTCCGCTCTGGTACTCTGGACTGGCCTCGCCTCGTCTTGTTTTAGGGTCATTCTGTCGAGGGCTCTTCCGCCCGACCCTTTCTGGTCACTTGTCTTTGCcgttttcttcatttgttcattcatgttGTCTTAGCTGCTTCCTTCTTGAACAATGCCTATGAATCACTTCCAGGCGGCGCTGATACTATGGATCCTGGGATCCCGTGGCTTCACCTCAGGCAAGCACCTGCCTTAGATAATAACCCAAAGTT comes from the Mus pahari chromosome 19, PAHARI_EIJ_v1.1, whole genome shotgun sequence genome and includes:
- the Zfp42 gene encoding zinc finger protein 42 homolog, with translation MNEQMKKTAKTSDQKGSGGRALDRMTLKQDEARPVQSTRAEAPHVTYTFHDESEVSLETEEDDFPDGYLECIIRGEFSEPILEEDFLFKSFESLEEAEQSLSRQVLQASSLLQCSLEYMTKGTKQEKREATQEVPPQSVGASSQLAGGPAEKPKGGVYCSALSMLACPQAGCTKKLRDKTALRKHMLVHGPRRHVCAECGKAFIESSKLKRHFLVHTGEKPYQCTFEGCGKRFSLDFNLRTHIRIHTGEKRFVCPFDGCEKSFIQSNNQKIHILTHTKAGKKC